One window of the Clupea harengus chromosome 20, Ch_v2.0.2, whole genome shotgun sequence genome contains the following:
- the brcc3 gene encoding lys-63-specific deubiquitinase BRCC36: MAVSAVYLGSDAFLVCMNHALSTEKEEVMGLCIGEVDTNRVVHIHSVIILRRSDKRKDRVEISPEQLSAASTEAERLAEITGRPVRVVGWYHSHPHITVWPSHVDVRTQAMYQMMDQGFVGLIFSCFIEDKNTKTGRVLYTCFQSVQAQKGSEYERIEIPIHVVPHEAIGKVCLESAVELPRILCQEEQDTYRRIHSLTHLDPVTKIHNGSVFTKNLCSQMSAVSGPLLQWLEDRLEQNTQSILELQQEKERLALELASL; encoded by the exons ATGGCTGTTAGTGCAGTTTATCTCGGATCAGACGCCTTTCTTGTTTGTATGAATCATGCCTTAAGTACCGAGAAAGAGGAGGTCATGGGACTGTGCATCGGAGAG GTTGATACGAATCGTGTCGTTCACATTCATTCCGTGATCATCCTGCGGCGGTCGGATAAGAGGAAAGATCGTGTCGAAATATCACCGGAGCAGCTCTCTGCCGCCTCAACCGAGGCAGAA AGGTTAGCTGAGATCACCGGGCGCCCAGTCAGGGTTGTAGGATGGTATCATTCTCATCCTCACATCACAGTGTGGCCATCACACGTCG ATGTGAGAACCCAAGCCATGTATCAGATGATGGACCAAGGATTTGTTGGACTTATTTTCTCTTGTTTCATTGAGGACAAGAACACTAAA ACGGGCCGAGTTCTTTATACCTGTTTCCAGTCTGTACAGGCGCAGAAAGGCTCAGA GTATGAGAGAATTGAGATTCCAATTCATGTGGTTCCACATGAGGCGATTGGTAAAGTCTGCCTGGAGTCTGCGGTCGAACTTCCCAGGATCCTTTGCCAAGAGGAACAGGACACATACAGAAGGATTCACAG CTTAACACATCTGGACCCCGTCACAAAGATCCATAACGGCTCAG TATTCACCAAGAACTTGTGCAGTCAGATGTCTGCCGTGAGCGGCCCGCTGCTGCAGTGGCTGGAGGACCGTCTGGAACAGAACACGCAGAGCATTCTAGAACTCCAGCAGGAGAAGGAGCGCCTCGCCCTGGAACTAGCCTCTCTTTGA